In Bartonella bovis 91-4, the following proteins share a genomic window:
- a CDS encoding hydroxymethylpyrimidine/phosphomethylpyrimidine kinase, which produces MALIPSILIVAGTDPTGGAGIVCDIETAAHFQTKTSLAITCVNVQDNNHVAKITPMSGEFVSAQMRVALEANPISAIKIGMTGTKEIIAAICNVLEDHSHIPVVFDPVLTASSGGKLTTEKTIEIMLNKLLPHIELLTPNMEELALLSQSPLASNCEEAIQQAKKLLSFGPRHILIKGGHANGTLATDILIDKNQVINISAPRLKGEMRGTGCILSSAITAHLAFNKSITTAVKKAKEYLYTLFLNYHQKDH; this is translated from the coding sequence ATGGCGCTGATTCCTTCTATTCTTATTGTTGCAGGTACCGATCCAACAGGTGGTGCTGGCATTGTTTGCGATATAGAGACAGCTGCACATTTTCAAACAAAAACCAGTTTGGCTATCACTTGTGTTAATGTGCAAGATAACAATCACGTTGCTAAAATTACACCCATGAGTGGAGAATTTGTTAGCGCACAAATGCGCGTAGCCCTAGAAGCTAATCCTATAAGTGCAATCAAAATCGGGATGACAGGTACTAAAGAAATTATAGCAGCAATTTGCAACGTATTAGAAGACCATTCCCATATCCCTGTTGTTTTTGATCCTGTTCTTACCGCCTCATCAGGAGGGAAACTTACAACAGAAAAAACTATAGAAATTATGCTTAATAAACTGCTTCCTCATATTGAACTTTTAACACCTAATATGGAAGAATTAGCTCTTCTTAGCCAAAGCCCATTAGCTTCTAATTGTGAAGAAGCAATACAACAAGCCAAAAAACTTCTTTCATTTGGTCCACGCCATATATTGATAAAAGGTGGGCATGCGAACGGTACCCTTGCAACTGACATTTTAATTGATAAAAACCAAGTAATAAATATCTCTGCCCCACGTTTAAAAGGAGAAATGCGTGGAACAGGTTGCATCCTTTCAAGTGCTATTACTGCGCATTTGGCATTTAACAAATCTATAACGACAGCCGTAAAAAAAGCAAAAGAATATCTCTATACATTATTTTTAAACTACCATCAAAAAGATCATTAA
- a CDS encoding thiazole synthase codes for MLNFYGSQFSSRLLLGTAQYPSPEILREAIYKSNTEIVTVSLRRETAGGKQGGQFWQFLKELNVTILPNTAGCYTVKEAVTTAQLARDLFKTPWIKLEIIGNSDTLQPNVFALVEAAKILNNEEFQIFAYTTDDLIVAEKLLEVGCRVIMPWCAPIGSAKGPCNTDGLRSIRAYLPDLTLVIDAGIGRPSHAAVAMELGYDAVLLNTAVAKANDPVLMAEAFSQAIKAGRMGYKAGILEARNVAVPSTPVIGQAVFS; via the coding sequence ATGTTGAATTTTTACGGCTCTCAGTTCTCTTCCCGCCTTTTATTGGGAACAGCCCAATATCCCTCACCAGAAATCCTTCGCGAAGCTATTTATAAATCTAATACGGAAATTGTGACAGTTTCATTGCGTCGAGAAACCGCAGGCGGAAAACAGGGGGGACAATTTTGGCAATTTTTAAAAGAACTTAATGTAACAATACTTCCTAATACTGCCGGTTGTTATACTGTCAAAGAAGCTGTTACCACCGCCCAATTAGCACGAGATCTCTTTAAAACACCTTGGATTAAACTCGAAATTATCGGTAATTCGGATACATTGCAGCCAAATGTTTTTGCCTTAGTCGAAGCCGCAAAAATCCTAAACAATGAAGAATTTCAAATTTTTGCTTATACAACAGATGATCTTATTGTAGCTGAAAAACTCTTAGAAGTTGGTTGTCGTGTCATTATGCCTTGGTGTGCTCCTATTGGATCTGCCAAAGGCCCCTGTAATACTGATGGATTGCGTTCTATCCGTGCTTACTTGCCAGATCTTACTCTTGTTATTGATGCAGGCATTGGGCGGCCATCGCATGCCGCTGTTGCTATGGAACTTGGCTATGATGCAGTATTACTCAACACCGCTGTTGCCAAAGCAAATGATCCTGTATTAATGGCTGAAGCATTTTCTCAAGCTATTAAAGCAGGACGTATGGGTTATAAAGCAGGAATCCTTGAAGCACGCAATGTAGCTGTACCTTCAACACCAGTTATTGGGCAAGCCGTATTTTCATGA
- the thiC gene encoding phosphomethylpyrimidine synthase ThiC yields MQKNTPSVSCNPFPASRKIYQQSPLFANVHVPLREISLTDGCDEQSLNVYDTSGPYTDKDAIIDITKGLPAISEPWLSERADTESYPARLVKPEDNGYTHTPAFGQKRPILRAKNGKTITQMAYARAGIITAEMEYVAIRENEGSTEQNQQKTAPNKAFSISIPEIYTAEFVRNEVACGRAIIPKNINHPECEPMIIGRNFRVKINANIGNSAVTSSMAEEVEKMVWAIRWGADTVMDLSTGRNIHNIREWIIRNSPVPIGTVPIYQALEKVNGIAENLTWDIFRDTLIEQAEQGVDYFTIHAGVRLPFIPLTINRVTGIVSRGGSIMAKWCLHHHKENFLYEHFDEICDIARTYDVSLSLGDGLRPGSIADANDEAQFAELKALGELTKIAWEKDVQVMIEGPGHVPMHKIKENMEQQLILCHEAPFYTLGPLTTDIAPGYDHITSAIGAAMIGWFGTAMLCYVTPKEHLGLPDKNDVKTGVITYKIAAHAADLAKGLPRAQLRDDALSRARFDFRWYDQFNLSLDPDTARAFHDETMPKEAHKLTHFCSMCGPKFCSMRISHDIRDSVATKKVKDEGMVAMAEQYRKNGDLYIKKAVPEKKEIVNG; encoded by the coding sequence GTGCAGAAAAACACTCCATCAGTTAGTTGCAATCCCTTTCCTGCCTCACGCAAAATTTATCAACAGAGTCCTCTCTTTGCTAATGTGCATGTACCATTACGCGAGATTTCACTGACAGATGGCTGTGACGAACAATCTTTAAATGTCTACGATACTTCAGGACCCTATACTGATAAAGATGCTATCATTGATATCACTAAAGGACTTCCTGCAATCAGTGAACCTTGGCTGTCTGAACGTGCTGACACTGAATCTTATCCTGCTCGATTAGTCAAACCTGAAGATAATGGCTATACTCACACACCAGCTTTTGGACAAAAGCGACCCATTTTGCGGGCAAAAAATGGAAAAACAATTACACAGATGGCTTATGCACGTGCAGGTATTATTACTGCAGAAATGGAATATGTTGCTATCCGTGAAAATGAAGGCTCAACTGAACAAAACCAGCAAAAAACAGCACCAAATAAGGCATTTAGTATATCAATACCAGAAATCTATACTGCAGAATTTGTACGCAATGAAGTTGCTTGTGGACGAGCTATTATTCCTAAAAATATCAATCATCCAGAATGCGAACCAATGATTATTGGGCGTAATTTTCGTGTTAAAATTAATGCCAATATTGGCAATTCAGCAGTCACTTCATCTATGGCAGAAGAAGTTGAAAAAATGGTTTGGGCCATTCGTTGGGGAGCAGATACAGTTATGGATCTTTCAACAGGCCGTAATATCCATAATATTCGTGAGTGGATTATTCGAAATTCCCCAGTACCCATTGGAACCGTTCCTATTTACCAAGCGCTTGAAAAAGTGAACGGTATTGCTGAAAATTTAACATGGGATATTTTTCGAGATACCCTCATTGAACAAGCAGAACAAGGTGTTGATTATTTTACTATCCATGCAGGAGTAAGATTACCTTTTATTCCTCTTACTATTAATCGCGTAACAGGTATTGTTTCACGTGGTGGATCTATTATGGCTAAGTGGTGTTTGCATCACCACAAAGAAAACTTTTTATATGAGCATTTTGATGAAATTTGTGACATTGCACGCACATATGATGTTTCTCTTTCATTGGGTGATGGACTTCGTCCTGGTTCTATTGCTGATGCAAATGATGAAGCCCAATTTGCTGAGCTTAAAGCTTTAGGAGAATTGACAAAAATCGCGTGGGAAAAAGACGTGCAGGTTATGATCGAGGGACCTGGTCATGTGCCAATGCATAAAATTAAAGAAAATATGGAACAACAATTAATTCTTTGTCATGAAGCACCCTTTTATACTTTAGGCCCACTTACAACTGACATTGCTCCCGGATATGACCATATTACATCGGCAATTGGAGCTGCTATGATCGGTTGGTTTGGAACTGCCATGCTTTGCTATGTAACACCTAAAGAGCATCTAGGGCTACCAGATAAAAATGATGTAAAAACTGGTGTTATCACTTATAAAATTGCTGCTCATGCTGCTGATCTTGCTAAAGGTCTTCCTAGAGCTCAATTGCGTGATGATGCTCTTTCGCGTGCACGGTTTGATTTTAGGTGGTATGATCAATTCAATCTTTCACTTGATCCAGATACGGCACGTGCTTTTCATGATGAAACAATGCCTAAAGAAGCGCATAAATTGACCCATTTTTGTTCTATGTGTGGACCCAAATTCTGCTCAATGCGCATTTCTCATGATATCCGTGATTCAGTAGCAACAAAAAAAGTAAAAGATGAAGGTATGGTCGCCATGGCCGAACAATATCGAAAGAACGGCGATCTCTATATAAAAAAAGCTGTTCCTGAAAAAAAAGAAATAGTAAACGGTTGA
- a CDS encoding uracil-DNA glycosylase: MSEQTQCLISYEELLSFYKESGVDAALNDTPIDRFSQSAILEQKSKQTLSSTHHKQNSQTIKLHSQSPHSFDNKAHGALSAIEMAKNAHTLDELKSALLSFNGCSLKLTAKNTCFSDGTAGSSLMLIGEAPGRDEDIQGIPFVGKAGMLLNKILASIGLTRKNVYIANTIPWRPPGNRTPTPREVALCRPFIERQIELANPRVLIALGGTAAQFLTGAQGGIIRIRGKWHIYESTNNIKIPVMPTFHPAYLLRTPSQKKLTWMDFLEVKNRLNNLL, from the coding sequence ATGTCAGAACAAACTCAATGTTTAATCTCATATGAAGAACTATTAAGCTTTTATAAAGAAAGTGGTGTAGATGCTGCGCTTAACGATACGCCTATTGATCGTTTTAGCCAATCTGCTATTTTAGAGCAAAAATCAAAACAGACATTAAGCTCTACCCATCATAAACAAAATTCACAAACGATAAAACTGCATAGCCAATCGCCACATAGCTTTGACAATAAAGCACATGGTGCACTTTCAGCTATAGAGATGGCAAAAAATGCTCATACACTTGATGAATTAAAATCTGCCCTCCTCTCTTTCAATGGTTGCTCATTGAAATTGACAGCTAAAAACACTTGTTTTTCAGATGGAACAGCAGGAAGCTCGCTTATGCTTATAGGAGAAGCACCAGGACGAGACGAAGATATCCAAGGAATTCCGTTCGTTGGAAAAGCAGGAATGTTACTTAACAAAATATTGGCATCTATTGGTCTAACAAGAAAAAACGTTTACATAGCAAACACTATTCCATGGCGTCCACCTGGAAATCGTACACCAACACCAAGAGAAGTTGCATTATGCCGCCCCTTTATTGAACGGCAAATTGAGCTGGCTAATCCCCGTGTTCTTATTGCACTAGGAGGAACTGCTGCGCAGTTTCTTACGGGGGCTCAAGGTGGAATTATTCGCATAAGAGGAAAATGGCATATTTATGAAAGCACAAATAACATTAAAATACCTGTTATGCCAACTTTTCATCCTGCTTATCTTCTACGAACTCCTAGTCAAAAAAAGCTCACATGGATGGATTTTCTAGAAGTAAAAAACCGCCTTAATAATCTTTTGTAA
- a CDS encoding FAD-dependent oxidoreductase, with protein MKNILIKGAGVGGLTVAFMLQQKGVAVTISSPSHSPIETASWYAGGMLAPYCERESSEPIIEDLGIQGVQWWKETLPKIVIQKGTLVIAPTRDIAELKRFSARTNNYKIIEGPEIAHLEPDLSERFNCALFYENEAHIDPRKALITLKEILIKNGACFTDIGVSEKNFDIIIDATGIARLGKDKNIRGVRGEMLLIRSIDIQISRPIRLLHPRIPLYVVPRQDNIFMVGATMIESDCNSAISARSMMEFLNAAYTLHPAFAEAEIIESGVGIRPCYPNNLPCVNRHGKHIFINGFYRHGFLLSPEMAKQAVKLALE; from the coding sequence TTGAAAAATATTCTTATAAAAGGTGCAGGTGTAGGCGGTTTAACAGTTGCCTTTATGTTACAACAAAAAGGTGTGGCCGTTACTATATCTTCTCCCTCCCATTCCCCCATAGAGACTGCAAGCTGGTATGCAGGAGGTATGCTAGCACCTTATTGTGAAAGGGAAAGCTCTGAACCAATTATTGAAGATCTTGGTATACAAGGCGTGCAATGGTGGAAGGAAACACTTCCTAAAATTGTGATACAAAAAGGTACTTTAGTTATTGCACCCACACGAGATATAGCAGAACTTAAACGATTTTCAGCGCGCACCAATAATTACAAAATCATAGAAGGTCCAGAAATAGCTCATCTTGAACCTGACCTTTCAGAACGTTTTAACTGTGCACTTTTTTATGAAAATGAAGCGCATATCGATCCCCGTAAAGCACTGATTACTTTAAAAGAAATCCTCATAAAAAATGGTGCATGTTTTACTGATATAGGAGTATCTGAAAAGAATTTTGATATTATTATTGATGCAACAGGAATAGCGCGTTTAGGAAAAGACAAAAATATACGGGGAGTACGCGGCGAGATGCTTTTAATACGCAGTATAGATATTCAAATTTCTCGCCCCATTCGGCTTCTTCATCCACGTATTCCACTCTATGTCGTTCCTCGACAAGATAATATTTTTATGGTTGGAGCAACAATGATTGAAAGTGACTGTAATAGTGCAATCTCAGCAAGATCAATGATGGAATTTCTTAACGCTGCCTATACTTTGCATCCTGCTTTTGCCGAAGCAGAAATTATAGAGTCTGGTGTTGGTATACGTCCATGCTATCCTAATAATTTACCTTGTGTTAACAGACATGGTAAACACATCTTTATTAATGGTTTTTATAGACATGGTTTTCTTTTGTCTCCAGAAATGGCAAAACAAGCAGTAAAACTAGCACTGGAATAA
- the thiS gene encoding sulfur carrier protein ThiS yields MQIFVNGQMLHTEVTYLNLLLEELGYEGNWLATAVNSEVVPADARNQFVLHEGDRIEILSPMQGG; encoded by the coding sequence ATGCAAATATTTGTCAATGGTCAAATGCTCCACACAGAAGTAACTTATCTCAATTTACTTCTTGAAGAATTAGGTTATGAAGGAAATTGGTTAGCAACCGCTGTAAATTCTGAAGTTGTTCCTGCGGATGCACGAAATCAATTTGTTTTGCATGAAGGAGATAGAATTGAAATTCTAAGTCCGATGCAAGGAGGTTGA
- the pepN gene encoding aminopeptidase N — protein sequence MKQPTIPIYRLEDYQPTPYVVPKTQLDFCLDPTKTRVTATLSIEPRENTQKLTPLVLSGDELTLISVAINDEKLPENAYKSTPSHLEITAPPTSPFTLQLVTELNPENNRKLMGLYLSNGIYCTQCEAEGFRRITYFYDRPDILSTYTVRIEADSHTIPILLSNGNLIETGPLDNNRHFAIWKDPYPKPSYLFALVGGDLDKLEDHFITASGRRVKLGIYVEKRKTKRAIYAMDALKRSMRWDEKSFGREYDLDVFNIVAVSDFNMGAMENKGLNIFNDKYVLADHETATDHDYRNIERVIAHEYFHNWTGNRITCRDWFQLCLKEGLTVYRDQEFSADQNVRSLQRIENIKTLKATQFSEDAGPLAHPVRPRQYSQINNFYTTTIYEKGAEVVRMVHTILGPTLFRKGMDLYFQRHDGQACTIEDFIACFAEVSGRDFSQFMLWYEQAGTPNVEIDSHYSDGVLTIHAKQNIPATPQQNEKKPMLIPIAFGLLGHKGEPLTYESDANIQADVMILSQKTQSFTLKGLREKPALSLLRNFSAPITLQTPFNEDELIFLAKNDSNQINRWQSLNHLITQALIQVIKDKTLEKKSMPSNLLELIEIILKDENLEPEFRAFCLSLPSEIELARTLAENVDPDRIHHVRNQFLASIAHTHQELLTKIYTQMEIKEPYSPNTAQIGKRALRNIILDYLSVAENNPNRATMQYAMADNMTDRMASITILVQRFNESKQAQDALNDFENRYRYDPLVMDKWFSIQAMVVGESTLSQVQKLMNHPLFSQDNPNRVRALIGTFAAGNQTGFNRVDGAAYHFLCQIILEIDKKNPQLSSRLLTIMRSWRQWEPIRQQKLEAALKTIAAAPKLSSDVADIINRMLN from the coding sequence ATGAAACAACCAACTATTCCCATTTATCGTTTGGAAGATTATCAACCCACACCTTATGTTGTCCCCAAAACACAGCTTGATTTTTGCCTGGACCCAACAAAAACCCGTGTTACAGCAACATTATCGATTGAGCCCCGTGAAAATACACAAAAATTAACACCTTTGGTACTTTCTGGTGACGAACTTACATTAATTTCTGTCGCCATAAATGATGAAAAATTACCAGAAAATGCTTATAAAAGCACACCTTCACATTTAGAAATTACAGCCCCTCCTACTTCTCCTTTTACGTTGCAATTGGTTACAGAACTGAACCCTGAAAATAACCGCAAACTCATGGGGCTTTATCTTTCAAATGGTATTTATTGCACACAATGTGAAGCAGAAGGTTTTCGCCGTATTACTTATTTTTATGACCGCCCAGATATTCTTTCTACTTATACAGTAAGAATTGAAGCAGATTCTCACACAATTCCTATCTTGCTTTCTAACGGTAACCTTATTGAAACAGGCCCCCTTGATAACAACCGCCACTTTGCTATTTGGAAAGACCCTTATCCGAAACCATCGTACCTCTTTGCTTTAGTTGGTGGAGATCTTGATAAATTAGAAGACCATTTTATCACTGCATCTGGGCGGCGTGTCAAACTTGGCATCTATGTAGAAAAAAGAAAAACAAAACGAGCAATCTACGCGATGGATGCACTCAAGCGCTCCATGCGTTGGGATGAGAAGTCTTTTGGACGCGAATATGATCTTGATGTTTTCAATATTGTTGCTGTCTCAGATTTCAATATGGGGGCAATGGAAAACAAAGGATTAAACATTTTTAATGATAAATACGTTCTTGCAGACCATGAAACAGCAACTGATCATGATTATCGAAATATTGAGCGTGTTATTGCACATGAATATTTTCATAATTGGACCGGCAATCGTATCACTTGCCGCGATTGGTTCCAACTTTGTTTAAAAGAAGGATTAACTGTTTATCGTGACCAGGAATTTTCTGCAGATCAAAATGTGCGCAGTTTACAGCGAATTGAAAACATAAAAACGTTGAAAGCTACACAATTTTCTGAAGATGCTGGACCACTAGCCCACCCTGTACGCCCTCGTCAATATAGTCAAATCAACAATTTTTATACTACGACTATCTATGAAAAAGGTGCAGAAGTAGTCCGCATGGTGCATACTATTTTAGGCCCTACTTTGTTTCGTAAAGGTATGGATCTCTATTTTCAACGCCATGATGGACAAGCATGCACTATTGAGGATTTTATCGCTTGTTTTGCTGAAGTCTCTGGTAGAGATTTTTCGCAATTTATGTTGTGGTATGAGCAAGCGGGTACGCCTAATGTGGAAATCGATAGTCATTATAGTGATGGCGTTTTAACAATTCATGCGAAGCAAAATATTCCAGCTACGCCACAACAAAACGAAAAGAAACCTATGCTTATTCCTATCGCTTTTGGCTTACTGGGGCATAAGGGAGAGCCATTAACTTATGAATCTGATGCAAATATTCAAGCAGATGTTATGATATTGTCTCAAAAAACTCAGAGCTTTACATTAAAAGGATTGCGTGAAAAACCTGCGTTATCACTTCTCAGAAATTTTTCTGCCCCTATTACTTTACAAACCCCATTTAATGAAGACGAACTGATCTTTCTTGCTAAAAACGATAGTAATCAAATCAATCGCTGGCAATCACTCAACCATCTGATAACACAAGCCCTTATTCAAGTAATTAAAGATAAAACACTAGAAAAGAAGAGCATGCCCTCTAACTTGCTAGAACTTATTGAGATCATCCTTAAAGATGAAAATCTTGAACCTGAATTTCGTGCATTTTGTTTAAGCTTACCTAGCGAAATTGAACTTGCTCGCACACTTGCTGAAAATGTTGATCCAGATCGTATTCACCACGTACGTAATCAATTTTTAGCCTCTATTGCACACACTCATCAAGAGCTTTTAACAAAAATCTACACGCAGATGGAGATAAAAGAACCCTATTCACCAAACACTGCACAAATTGGAAAACGAGCATTACGCAATATTATATTAGACTATCTTTCTGTTGCAGAAAACAACCCAAACCGTGCTACCATGCAATATGCAATGGCTGATAACATGACCGACCGTATGGCCAGCATAACAATTTTAGTGCAACGCTTTAATGAAAGCAAACAAGCACAAGATGCCTTAAATGATTTTGAAAACCGATACCGTTATGATCCTTTGGTTATGGACAAATGGTTTTCTATTCAAGCGATGGTTGTTGGAGAGTCAACACTTAGTCAGGTTCAAAAACTCATGAATCATCCGCTCTTTTCACAGGATAATCCCAATCGAGTTCGTGCTCTGATTGGTACCTTTGCAGCTGGAAACCAAACAGGTTTCAACAGAGTTGATGGAGCAGCTTATCATTTCCTTTGCCAAATCATCTTAGAAATTGACAAAAAGAATCCACAGCTTTCTTCGAGGTTATTAACAATTATGCGCTCTTGGCGACAATGGGAACCCATTCGGCAACAGAAACTTGAAGCTGCATTAAAAACAATTGCGGCAGCACCTAAATTGTCAAGTGATGTAGCAGATATTATTAATCGTATGCTCAATTAA
- a CDS encoding thiamine phosphate synthase translates to MKLDPFYLIVDSADWVERLVPLGVKLIQLRIKNKNIEIINHHIKRAKNICDKFGAQLIINDYWKIAIDEKCDFIHLGQEDLCNADIPTIRKNGIKFGLSTHDEHELDISMSVAPEYIALGPIYPTILKKMKWAPQGLEKIKQWKKRIGSLPLVGIGGLTPERAIDVLEAGANSAAVVTDIILHKKPEERTQQWIKMTQKWR, encoded by the coding sequence ATGAAACTTGATCCATTTTATCTCATCGTTGACAGTGCCGACTGGGTTGAACGTTTGGTTCCTCTTGGGGTCAAACTTATACAGTTACGTATAAAAAACAAAAATATAGAAATAATAAATCACCATATAAAACGAGCAAAAAACATATGCGATAAATTTGGAGCACAATTAATCATTAATGATTATTGGAAAATAGCAATTGATGAAAAGTGCGATTTTATTCATCTTGGACAAGAAGATTTGTGCAACGCTGATATTCCTACAATCCGTAAAAATGGTATCAAATTTGGTCTTAGTACTCATGATGAACATGAATTGGATATTAGTATGTCTGTTGCTCCTGAATATATTGCACTTGGTCCTATTTATCCGACAATTTTAAAAAAAATGAAATGGGCTCCGCAAGGATTAGAAAAAATTAAACAATGGAAGAAACGCATTGGTTCTCTGCCTTTAGTTGGCATTGGTGGTTTGACACCAGAACGTGCGATTGATGTTTTGGAAGCAGGAGCTAATAGCGCTGCTGTTGTAACCGATATTATTTTACATAAAAAACCAGAAGAGCGCACCCAACAATGGATAAAGATGACTCAAAAATGGCGCTGA